A single region of the Paramicrobacterium fandaimingii genome encodes:
- a CDS encoding CDP-alcohol phosphatidyltransferase family protein: MSLPNDERPRRPRTIAELRAVAQPDEVRARKNAEHWTAALYLRDLSPYVTWLLLRTPISANGVTCLMILSGWAVAASLLIPGFGGAALALVMCQVQMLIDCCDGEVARWRKTSSPAGAFLDAVGHYSTEALIPLALAIRAAGYPFTPDGDYLWTTLGLALALVLVLNKALNDMVRVARANFGAPKLTYSDDEMAPSGGLLAKLRRLARVIPLHRIFHSVEMTMVIFAAAVIGLFIGDQIAMRGILVILLVVAVLTLIGHFLAIMTSKRVRG, translated from the coding sequence GTGTCGCTCCCGAATGACGAACGCCCCCGTCGTCCTCGGACGATCGCCGAGCTTCGCGCTGTAGCGCAGCCTGACGAGGTCCGGGCACGCAAGAACGCCGAGCACTGGACGGCGGCGCTCTACCTGCGTGATCTGTCTCCGTACGTCACCTGGCTGCTGCTGCGCACACCCATCAGCGCAAACGGCGTCACCTGCCTCATGATCCTCAGCGGCTGGGCCGTCGCGGCATCCCTTCTCATTCCCGGCTTCGGCGGAGCGGCCCTCGCGCTTGTGATGTGCCAAGTGCAGATGCTCATCGACTGTTGCGATGGGGAGGTCGCCCGGTGGCGCAAAACCTCGTCGCCCGCCGGTGCGTTTCTGGATGCTGTCGGGCACTATTCCACCGAAGCCCTCATCCCGCTTGCCCTCGCCATCAGAGCGGCCGGATACCCCTTCACTCCCGACGGTGACTACCTCTGGACGACCCTGGGGCTGGCACTCGCGCTCGTGCTTGTGCTGAACAAGGCGCTCAACGACATGGTGCGCGTTGCTCGCGCCAACTTCGGGGCGCCCAAACTGACGTACTCCGATGACGAAATGGCACCCTCCGGCGGTCTTCTCGCCAAACTGCGTCGACTGGCGCGGGTGATTCCGCTCCACCGCATCTTCCACTCCGTCGAGATGACCATGGTGATCTTCGCTGCGGCAGTCATTGGCCTTTTCATCGGCGACCAGATCGCGATGCGCGGCATCCTTGTCATTCTTCTCGTCGTCGCCGTGCTGACGCTCATCGGACACTTTCTCGCGATCATGACGTCCAAGCGTGTCCGCGGCTGA